From the genome of Aerococcus urinaehominis:
GGCGCGGTTTCTGCCATGCACGGAGTGGCTCGCCAAGTTAGTCCGGATTTACAGGTATCCGACCTGACCCACGATATTCCTCAATATGATATTTGGTCAGCAGCCTACCGTCTGATCCAGACTTTGGAGTACTGGCCAGCTGGGACCGTTTTCGTATCAGTAGTAGATCCGGGGGTAGGAAGTGATCGACGCAGTGTTGCTGTGAAAACCCGCGATGGTAAGTACGTTATCACACCTGATAATGGGACCTTGACGCATTTACTTGCTCGCGAAGAGATTGTTGAAGCTCGGCAGATTGACGAAAGTAAGAGCCGTCTACCTCATTCTCAAGAAAGTCACACCTTCCATGGCCGGGATATTTACGCCTATAATGGCGCACGTTTGGCTAGTGGTCAGGTTGACTTTGCGGGTCTGGGCCAAGATATTCCTGTAGCTAGCCTGACTAAGTTACCAGTTGCCGAAGCAAGCTATGACCAAGGTGTTCTACGCGGTATTATTGATATTCATGATATTCGCTTTGGCTCACTTTGGACCAATATTTCCTCAGACTTGATTCGTCAGGCTGGTATTAAAAATGGTGACCATCTGGTGGTGAAAATTTCCCACCAGGGTAAGGCCGTTTATCAAAATATTATGCCCTTTGTGCGTTCGTTTGCCCAGGTAGGTGTAGGGGAACCATTGGCTTATGTTAATTCCT
Proteins encoded in this window:
- a CDS encoding SAM hydrolase/SAM-dependent halogenase family protein yields the protein MDALVLQTDFGLVDGAVSAMHGVARQVSPDLQVSDLTHDIPQYDIWSAAYRLIQTLEYWPAGTVFVSVVDPGVGSDRRSVAVKTRDGKYVITPDNGTLTHLLAREEIVEARQIDESKSRLPHSQESHTFHGRDIYAYNGARLASGQVDFAGLGQDIPVASLTKLPVAEASYDQGVLRGIIDIHDIRFGSLWTNISSDLIRQAGIKNGDHLVVKISHQGKAVYQNIMPFVRSFAQVGVGEPLAYVNSLVNLGIAVNQDSFSKLYNIGLGVDWQIEISKAPAALVDLFNQ